The region ACATCGAGCGCCTGCGCCGGCGGCTAGCGGATGCGCCGGGGATGCAGGCGGGTGCTCGAAACCCGTTCTCGCTCGCCCCCCCGCCAACGGCGCGGCCTCTCTCGGCCGACCCCGCTGCAGATGCCGAGCGCGTTCGACGGACCGTCTCACGGGCCCCGCGGGCGGTCGGTCCGTCCTTCGCGCTCATCGGAATCGCGAGCACGGATTCGGAAGACGGGGCGGAGCGGACGGGGATACTGACCGCTCCGAATGGGGAGGTGCTGCTGGTGAGCTCGGGAGACCGGGTTCCCGGTGGGTACCTGGTCGATGCCGTCGAGGCGGCGAGCGTGACCCTCGTCGACCGGACGGGGGGGCGGCATCGACTGGACCTGCCGTGACCCCGTGGCGCAACGGGTCAGAGCCGGATCAGGCCGGCTGCGTCCACGGCCGCGATTCCCCGGATCTCATCGAGGACCTCGCCGGGCACCTCGGGTTCGGCCGGCGTTCCCTCCCGGGCGCCCGGCCCGACCCGCACCACGCCGATCGCGCCTCCCACCCCGCGTCCGAGTGCGAACGTCGCGATGTTGATTCCGTGGCGGCCGAGGATCGAGCCGACCTCGCCGATTACCCCCGGCTGGTCGCGGTTGCGGATGACGATCAAGGTGCCCTCGAGCGGCGCCTCCACCTCGACGCCGTCGAGTCGTACCAGGCGTGGTTGCTCCGGCTCGAACAGCGCCCCCTCCGCCCACAGCTCGCCGTCGCTCGTGTGCAGCTTCAGCGACACGAGGCTGGTGAAGTTCCTCGGGCGCGAGCTGCGCGACTCGACGATTTCGAGACCCCGCTGCTCGGCTGCCGCGCGGGCGTTCACGAGCGTGACTTCCTGTGACAACACCTGCCCGAGGAGTCCGACCAGGGTTGCGCTCACGAGCATCTCGTGCGGCTGATCGGCGAGCTGTCCGTAGTAGCGAAGACCGACGCCGGCTATGCGGCCGTGCGCGAGCTGGGCGAGGAGGCTGCCCAGACGCTCGGCGAGAACCAGGTACGGGCGCAGGCCCCGGAGCTCGTCGGGGGCGATGGAGGGATAGTTCACGGCGTTGCGGGCGAAACCCGTCTGGAGGTATTCGCGGATGCCGGTGGCCGCCGCGAGACCCACGAGCTGCTGGGCCTCGGCCGTAGCCCCGGCGATGTGCGGCGTCGCGACGACCTGCGGCATCCCGGTCAGGGTCGTATCGGTGGGCGGCTCCTGCCGGAAGACGTCGAGTCCGGCGCCGGCGATGCGCCCCTCCGAGAGCGCCTCGACCAGGGCCGCCTCGTCCAGCAGGTCGCCCCGCGCGGTGTTGATGATGCGGGTTCCGGGGCGGCAGCGCGCCAGCAGCGCGCGACTCAGCAGTCCCCGCGTGGAGTCGGTCGACGGCAGATGGAGGGTGATGAAGTCCGCTCGCCCCGCCAGGGCCTCGAGGGCGATCAACTCGATGCCGAGGTCGTCGGCCATCTGGGAGGCGATGAACGGATCGTGGGCGACGACCACCATGTCGAACGCTAGCGCACGCCGGACGACCTCGCGCCCGATGCGGCCGAGTCCCACGACGCCGAGCGTCTTGCCCCGCAGCTCGGCGCCCCGCAGGCTCTTCTTGCACCAGCGGCCCGCCTTCATCTGTGCGTCGGCCAGCGCGACCGACCGCGCCGACGAGAGCATGAGTGCGAACACGTGCTCGGCGACGCTGATGCTGTTCGCGCCGGGCGCGTTCAGCACGAGGATGCCGCGGTCGCTGGCCGCCTCGATGTCCACGTTGTCGACGCCGGCGCCGGCGCGCGCGACGACCCGGAGGCGCGGCGCGGCAGCGATCAGCTCGGCCGTGACCGTCGTGGCGCTGCGTATGATGAGGGCGTCGGCGTCCGACAGGTCGGCGCGCAATTCCTCGGCGGAACGGCCGGTGCGGGTGTCGACGGTCCATCCCTCGGCTTCGAGCAGGGAGACGGCAGCCGCGGGCAGCGGGTCGGGAATCACGATCTTCATGAGTTCTGGAGAGGCTGGGACCGAACGTGCGACGGAGTCGTACAGTATAATGCCCGCCCGAGAGCGGCGCTCGATGGGCGCCAAGGGCGAGGGCATCCGCACCAGGATGGTGCAAGTCGCTGGAACGGACCGGAAAGACGCCGGTCGTCCTCGCCCGATGACGGATTCTTCCACAAGGTTTTCCACGGTTTCTGTTGACGATTCTGTAACGGGCCGCAGGGGGACGACCCACAGGCCCGGCCCATCCCTGCACGGGCGCGTCCCGTGGCCAGCGGGCGAGACTGCGCACCATGCCGGAATTCAAGAACCTCGTCGCACCCAGCGAAGGCACCGCGATCACCCGCCAGCCGGACGGCTCGTTGGCGGTGCCCGACGATCCCATCATTCCCTTCATCGAGGGCGACGGCATCGGCCGCGACATCTGGCGCGCGTCGGTGCGGGTCTTCGACGCCGCGGTGAAGAAGACTTTCGGGGAACGCAAGCGGGTCGTCTGGTTCGAGGTCCTGGCCGGCGAGAAGGCCCAGGAACGGGTCGGGGAGTGGCTCCCGACCGACACGCTCGAAGCGGCCAGGGCGTACAGGGTCGCGATCAAGGGCCCGCTGACCACTCCCGTCGGCGGCGGCATTCGCAGCCTGAACGTATCGCTGCGGCAGTTGCTCGATCTCTACGCCTGCGTGCGCCCCGTGCGGTACTTCGCCGGCACCCCGTCGCCGGTGCGCCGTCCCGACCAGATGGACGTCGTCATCTTCCGTGAGAACACGGAGGACGTCTACGCCGGCATCGAGTGGGAGCAGGGGTCGCCGCAGGTGGAGCAGCTCCTCGACTACCTGTCGACGACTTTCGGCAAGCGGATCCGCCGCGACTCGGGGATCGGGATCAAGCCGATCTCCATCACCGGCAGCAAGCGCCTGGTGCGCATGGCGATCCGGCATGCGATCGACAACGACCGCAAGAGCGTGACGCTCGTCCACAAGGGGAACATCATGAAGTTCACCGAGGGAGCGTTCCGCGACTGGGGCTACGAGCTGGCGAAGGAAGAGTTCGGCGACCGCACCATCGGCGAGTGGGACGGCGATCCGGACGGTCGGATCGTGATGAAGGACCGCATCGCCGACAGCATGCTGCAGCAGATCCTGACGCGGACGGCCGACTACGACGTCATCGCGACGACCAATCTCAACGGCGACTACCTGTCGGACGCCTGCGCGGCGCAGGTAGGCGGTCTCGGGCTCGCCCCGGGGGCCAACATCGGCGACGACGTCGGGTTCTTCGAGGCGACCCACGGCACCGCGCCGAAGTACGCCGACAAGGACGTGATCAACCCGAGCTCGGTCATCCTGTCGGGCGCGATGATGTTCCGCTACATGGGGTGGCGCGACGTCGCCGCGAGCATCGAGGACGGCATCGAGCGCACCATCCAGCAGAAGACGGTGACGTACGACCTCGAGCGCCTCATGGAGGGCGCGACGAAGCTGAAGACGTCGGAGTTCGCGGACGCGGTCATCGCGAACATGTAGCAGAGTTGGAGCAGGAGCAGCATGAATCGCAAGGTTTCGGTGATTGGAGCGGGCAACGTCGGGGCCACCGCGGCGCGCAGCATCGCGGACAAGGAGCTCGCCGACGTGGTCATCCTCGATATCCCGCAGATGCAGGGGGTGGCTCAGGGCAAGGGGCTCGACATGCTCGAGGCGTGCCCGGTCG is a window of Acidobacteriota bacterium DNA encoding:
- a CDS encoding phosphoglycerate dehydrogenase, translated to MPSPLAPIERRSRAGIILYDSVARSVPASPELMKIVIPDPLPAAAVSLLEAEGWTVDTRTGRSAEELRADLSDADALIIRSATTVTAELIAAAPRLRVVARAGAGVDNVDIEAASDRGILVLNAPGANSISVAEHVFALMLSSARSVALADAQMKAGRWCKKSLRGAELRGKTLGVVGLGRIGREVVRRALAFDMVVVAHDPFIASQMADDLGIELIALEALAGRADFITLHLPSTDSTRGLLSRALLARCRPGTRIINTARGDLLDEAALVEALSEGRIAGAGLDVFRQEPPTDTTLTGMPQVVATPHIAGATAEAQQLVGLAAATGIREYLQTGFARNAVNYPSIAPDELRGLRPYLVLAERLGSLLAQLAHGRIAGVGLRYYGQLADQPHEMLVSATLVGLLGQVLSQEVTLVNARAAAEQRGLEIVESRSSRPRNFTSLVSLKLHTSDGELWAEGALFEPEQPRLVRLDGVEVEAPLEGTLIVIRNRDQPGVIGEVGSILGRHGINIATFALGRGVGGAIGVVRVGPGAREGTPAEPEVPGEVLDEIRGIAAVDAAGLIRL
- the icd gene encoding isocitrate dehydrogenase (NADP(+)), which gives rise to MPEFKNLVAPSEGTAITRQPDGSLAVPDDPIIPFIEGDGIGRDIWRASVRVFDAAVKKTFGERKRVVWFEVLAGEKAQERVGEWLPTDTLEAARAYRVAIKGPLTTPVGGGIRSLNVSLRQLLDLYACVRPVRYFAGTPSPVRRPDQMDVVIFRENTEDVYAGIEWEQGSPQVEQLLDYLSTTFGKRIRRDSGIGIKPISITGSKRLVRMAIRHAIDNDRKSVTLVHKGNIMKFTEGAFRDWGYELAKEEFGDRTIGEWDGDPDGRIVMKDRIADSMLQQILTRTADYDVIATTNLNGDYLSDACAAQVGGLGLAPGANIGDDVGFFEATHGTAPKYADKDVINPSSVILSGAMMFRYMGWRDVAASIEDGIERTIQQKTVTYDLERLMEGATKLKTSEFADAVIANM